A genomic segment from Halobaculum sp. MBLA0147 encodes:
- a CDS encoding SOSS complex subunit B family protein, with amino-acid sequence MTTEESQAAKDSGLYRTPNRGDSVPLGAKVDAGAILSDVRAEQLDEPFFGTDIPRQLAEQTPNRRRARTSIDNIEERKTLVTQEKVEGERAERERQRRKAMSTADEDTLYSDRDLPDNLEEARRLADIVDTPYAGAYEEEFRAAIDDDDDSQDDDEPQRATINREQACKEDIVGSAERDDSAPEAPPAYDCAWDDEHLDDGSAPDTSAHTGHSADDPRDLLDEDDVAVAEKIGASLAAYFGSDTALDEEQLTTQAAAKLADGARPLAAQEQIRDDLGNIPGVREKLTHVDPYYDHRVTVKVKVTHLFEDPARNQYQAGYVEDDTGRAKVVFWHSSRKAVGREEATLQHMRPLVEGMTVRLEGAVANSYEGGLSLAITGDTDIIVVEQGDGEVKYDPCPGVAHPVEEPPHSRDADTHAWVNALDTEPGQPTGGAD; translated from the coding sequence ATGACCACCGAAGAGTCGCAGGCTGCAAAGGACAGCGGGCTGTACCGGACGCCGAACCGGGGCGACTCCGTCCCCCTGGGAGCGAAGGTGGACGCGGGCGCTATCCTGTCCGACGTTCGCGCAGAGCAGTTGGACGAACCGTTCTTCGGGACCGACATCCCGCGCCAGCTCGCAGAGCAGACCCCCAACCGGCGCCGTGCTCGGACCTCCATCGACAACATCGAGGAGCGGAAGACCCTCGTGACGCAAGAGAAGGTCGAAGGCGAGCGTGCCGAGCGCGAGCGGCAGCGGAGGAAAGCGATGTCAACCGCCGACGAAGACACGCTGTACTCGGACCGTGACCTGCCGGACAACCTCGAAGAAGCTCGGCGCCTCGCCGACATCGTCGATACGCCGTACGCTGGCGCGTACGAAGAGGAGTTCCGTGCAGCCATCGACGACGACGATGACAGTCAGGACGACGACGAGCCGCAGCGTGCGACTATCAATCGCGAGCAGGCCTGCAAGGAGGACATCGTCGGCAGCGCCGAGCGCGACGACAGCGCACCCGAGGCCCCGCCGGCATACGACTGCGCGTGGGATGACGAGCATCTCGACGACGGCTCGGCTCCTGACACGTCCGCGCACACGGGGCACTCGGCAGACGACCCCCGTGACCTGCTCGATGAGGACGACGTGGCGGTCGCCGAGAAAATCGGCGCCAGCCTGGCCGCCTACTTCGGTTCGGACACTGCCCTCGACGAGGAGCAACTCACCACGCAGGCTGCGGCGAAACTCGCAGATGGGGCACGCCCCCTCGCGGCGCAAGAGCAAATCCGGGACGATCTCGGAAACATTCCGGGGGTCCGCGAAAAGCTCACGCACGTTGACCCGTACTACGACCACCGCGTGACGGTGAAGGTCAAGGTCACGCACCTCTTCGAGGACCCCGCGCGGAACCAGTACCAAGCCGGATACGTCGAAGACGACACCGGGCGTGCCAAGGTGGTCTTCTGGCACTCCTCGCGGAAAGCCGTGGGACGCGAGGAGGCCACCCTGCAGCATATGCGGCCGCTGGTGGAGGGGATGACGGTGCGCCTCGAGGGCGCCGTCGCGAATTCCTACGAGGGCGGCCTGTCGCTCGCTATCACGGGCGACACGGACATTATCGTCGTGGAGCAGGGAGACGGTGAGGTGAAGTACGACCCGTGCCCGGGTGTCGCGCACCCGGTGGAGGAGCCCCCGCACAGTCGTGACGCCGACACCCACGCGTGGGTGAACGCGCTGGACACCGAGCCGGGGCAGCCGACGGGAGGCGCAGACTAA